A stretch of DNA from Hippopotamus amphibius kiboko isolate mHipAmp2 chromosome 5, mHipAmp2.hap2, whole genome shotgun sequence:
GAGAAACAAAACTATAAACCTTGTAACTTACCTCCAGAGGAAAACTTATTTTCAACAACTTTCTTTGCAATGATATTAACTGCAAGTGTAAATGCAGAAGACACATAGTAGCTTCCAGGTTCAGAAATTATCTTAATGCCAGATCCTTCAGGAAAGTAGACATCCAACAAAGGGCTGATCACATGATTAACCTACGGATTTTACACCCCACATTATGGTTTTAATATTGGATTAGGTAATTCACAATACTAAGAGACTAACAGCTATTAAATTTTCTAGGAAATTAAGTAGTTGAATTACAGACCATGAAGCTTAACAATAAAGCAGGCTTTCAAGTCACCAAAGTTTATTTTCTAACTAGCAGAAtggcaataattaaaaaaaaaaaaaaaaaaaaatcataactcgCTATCTTCTCACTGTCTATTcattttcttagaataaaattttaaacaatgttaCAGCTTTAGCTGCTGCAGTAAAAACTCTACAAATCTACCAGGTAAACAGTAAAGAATGAGAGATTATTCCAGTATATCTGCACACTGAACAATGTTTACCTCTTCCAATTGAAATTCAGTTCCTGTGAAGCCTCCACCAATGTCTAGTATGTTCATTGTGAATCCAAATTCTCCctagagatgggggggggggggaaatctTTAAATGCTTTTCCAAATTGTAATCCATATAaggacattaaaaaacaaacaaaaaccctcccaGTGAGGTAAATAATCTCTGTTCTGACCTTTAGTACAGTAAATTTTTTGCTTTCTACTAAACAGAAGCAGATTAATTCAATGTTATACATAGTCTTCCTGATGTCTGTATTCTCTCTAGACATATGCAAGTAAACTACTATTTCATCCCTTcacacccattttttaaaatgtgcatgtcATAAATAAGTATGATGAGAGTACTTCAGAGGCAGAAAACCACTAATCTTAGTCTTAAAGAACATTATggcttaaaatatcaaaataatttaaggGAAAAACTTACAGCCATGTCAAATACACATCGAGCATCAGATAGAGCATGTACATATACTTGAGATTCTTTGCAAGCACTTGAAACATGAaatctgaaagaaagaatgataaaTTTGAAGTTTCTTCAAGTTTTAGAGGCCTTTCCTATATAATTCCTTTCTCATTCACCACACTGACAAAAAATATTCATGTTAACATTACCAAATATTTACAGCATTACAAGCACAAGCCCCTAATCATCCGAGTTACAATACCAGCCTTTTAGAAAAGGCAATGTTTGGATAATACTGTAATTTTCTAAACAATTTTTTATAAGTTATCAATTATGTTTCATGACTATCAGATAGGGACATGCTTTTTATGCATTTATGGTAAAGTATCACCCAATAAAACTGGGTGATAAAACCTTTCATTTTAATGCAcaattttatctaaaaatataaaaatgtatctattgtaaaataaatacaagtgAATATTAATTCAGCCAAGTAGTACTAATACTTGTTAGTAAACTCATTAATAGTGATACTTATCAAAAACTcagactatttaaatttaattgagggaattccctggaggagcagtggttaggactctgcccttccactgaagggggcccaggtttgatccctggtcaggaaactaagattcagCAAGCTGCGTGGTACGGCCAAAagataatataaatttaattgaaatacagttctTTCTGTACCCTGTTTGTGGCAGTGgttacaaaaatgttaaaattcacAGAATATATCCCAAATCAATTTTCCTGTGTGTTAACAATAAAATTTAGTTAAAATATGAGAACTCACAAATACTGTCAACACTGTCAAGTAAGGTAGAATTAAGTTTAACAGTGGTGACTCTTTATCCACCtttatgaacaattttaaaatctGGAGCACAGTGTTCCAAATTTGATTCAGATCACAGTTCCGAAACTATGATCAAAATCATTGActtgctgggtcttagtttcctcacaTATAAAAACTGAGAGggtaaaataaagtctgattTTTTGAAGTGCCCCTGAGGgattaaaaggaagagaaaatgtctTAGGACAGCAGAAAGAAAGTATGAAGGATAAACATATTTAGTTATTTTCCTAAACTATATTAAACCAAAAACTGAATCTATTAGAGTTCATGCAAATGAAATTCCAAatcagtaaacaaagataatcaccacaaaatgaaatttaaaacaaatactcaCTTAACCCCAATAATTTGGACATCAAGTTCCTTAGCACATTCCAAAAGATGCCTACAGTTCTTCAGGGTAGTGCCAAACTTCATGTTACCCTCTTCACCTCCAATATTATCTTCTGTTGCAATATGTAGTAAGACCCTAAGAGAAGGGGAAGATGATTGGGGCAGAGTTGGTTTACATCATCATCAGCACATGTGAAGCCTGAAGGTTGTAGGAAGTATGTTGATTATGTTGTCAGCACTCCAAAATCCAGCGTCGGATGAATCAAGTGAACCTAATGAAAAACAATCCTGTATAGAGAAAAAACTAGCAATTAGGGCCTAAAGCATGAAGCTTACAAGGATGGGAATTTGGGAAATGCAGGAAGTTAAGACTCTGTTGTAGCAGCAAGAGTCGGTTGGGCTCTGAAATGAAAGACGACATTACTTTCAAATGAAGTCCATCAGTCTAAATTCACCTAGAAAGACTAAATTGAATAGCAATGCCATCATCGTCTTTCAGTACAAACTATCAGGGCTTTAAACGTTTCCAATTTCTTAAACTGTTCTAGCTAGCTAATCGACCACTTATTCTGAACATTCCTCCCACTAATCTCATACATCTAACAAAAAAATTGGGAAGTTCTAAGTTATTTTACGTATCTCAACAGCAGCCAAAATTTTAGACTACTGATTCAAATCTATTTGGTATTTCCTTCCAAACCGTGACAACCAAGACAAAATGATCAAGACTGTCGGGCAATCTCCAAGTAATTACAAGCCTCTAAAAAATGCAATTACACAAAAATGCTGCTTGTAAAAGCAAAATTATTCTACCTGCAAGTAGGACCAGCTCTATCAAGAATGCACCATTCCATTTATAATGTAATACACTAAACATCCCAAATCAGAAGGTCACAGAACAGGataccacccccctccccagaagACTTCAAGAGAGACAAGTGGTTCCCTAGAATCACTTTATCCAAAAACTGGCCTTTATTAAAACAAaggttttcaaaataataaatcctGTCCGGATACCTTTCTAAGAATACCATTAAAGTCAATAAGAATTACCAATACAAGGAAAATATGGATATGATACACATTTTCGGCaacatataaacatacacaatagcttactaaaaagaaaacaattttgtacTAATATACTTTCAGTATATTCTAAAATCCTCTTGATATACCAGTTCGTGGCAGCATTAATTTTGccttaaaatttttgcttttaaaaagtgaagttttTAGTTAATAAATCTTGGGATGCATGTAGGCACAAGTAAAAACATTAAACTTCCTGTTTGAAAAGAAGGGCGCTAGTAAAGAAATCCTTGGAGTCTATGGAGTAGGTTCCCAAGACACTGACACAAAGGACCACCACTCAAGAAACCACAGCTGAGGGCAGATTAAACTCTCAGCTAACCAGGAAAAACAGCTGACCGAAACATATCCAGTTCCCAATATGACAAATAACTAGCATAGTTAATGTAATTATGAAAATATAGCTGTGGCCCTAACTTGATTATCCTACCAACCAGACTCTCTTCCTTGAATTAAAGATTATAAATTCATATCCTAAAATGCCCTTATCTCATCCCAGCTCACATGAAGGATCAGAAGTAGCCAATAAAATGCTAGTAGTATTTTCTGTATAGGAACCTGACGTTACAATAATCACAACATTTACCACTGCTCTACATAAATGCCCCCTTTACCCAGGCTAAAGACAACCCCCAACCCTAGGATAATATTCCCATGTACCTAGTTTTACACTTACTTGGCATTTGGGTGATTACGTGCGATTTTCTTCAATTCAACTTCATTGTCACATGTCATGATATTCACTCCGACTTTTGCTGCATACTTTATCTGAGACACTTGCTTGCAAGGACTTATGTAAATGATGTTTTCTGGAGATACACCCAATTCTTGCACTAAAGCCATTTCAgtctaaaaatagatttttacagTGTCATCTAAAAGGCAAGCTTTCTATTACTTTTCAATCACTACCAGATATCTTTATTTTCTGGTTAAATTCAAATTATGTAAGGTTAAATTAGGATTATGTATGTCATAGTTCATCTTCTGGTAATGCTTACTATATTACACTCTgttaaaaaccttttttaaaaaaaggtatacaggcattgtctcattttattgcactttacagatactgcattttttaaactgaagattTGTGGCAgccctgtgttgagcaagtctaccagtaccattttttcaacagtattatttttttgaggtaggtACATTTTAGACATAGTGttactgcacacttaatagaccacaacatagtataaacataacttttatatgaactgagaaaccaaaaacttcATGTGACTCGCTTTACTGCAGTAGTCTAGAACCCAATCTGCACTATCtttgaggtatgcctgtaattaCCATCGGAGAAATCTCATAGTTTAGGATATTATCTTGCTGTCATCAGAATTAAGGTGGTCAAGCTAGCTCTAGGCTAAAAATGAGGAACAAATAAAAGTTTCTGATTAAAGATAAAAGCTTATAAAGTCTCATCCCCTGAAATGTTCCTTTCATTGGTACACTCGAAAGTCTGTAAATCTGCAATATTAAACAGCAAATTTAAACAAGAGTTAAGTCAAACTTCCTTGCAATTGTTCTCCTACTACTGTGGGTCACCAAAAGTtagtcaattttaaaatgttgcagtTTAAtaagaaagtaatgaaaattacTTACTTTACTGGAACAAGCAAATCCAGTTCCTAGAGCTGCCAAAATCTCAAGTACAGCTGGAGTGGAGTTGCACTTTACGGTGTAGAATGGCTTTATCTGAGCCACTATGTTCTGCCACTGACTGTGTTTCTTCACAATCTTTCCAAGATCTCCcacaaaaaatgcatttttccctGTCTATTATGGTTacgaaaaagaaaaacaaaaaactattgaAAACAGAGTATCATAAGTAGGAAAGAACTCCCTTTTTCCTCCACAAATAAGCCAAGATAAACGTTTATACTACCACATTTAaggcttgtttctttttaaacctgACTGTTTGCTGTGCTATGCTGGCACGGAAAATATTCTCTctggctgggacaaagtgagagagtaagcactgacatatatacactaccaattgtcaaacagatagctagtgggaaggtgctgcataacacaaggagatcagctcggagatttgtgacaacctagaagagTGGGATTGGgggggatgggatagggagggtgggagggaggctcaagagaggggatatagggatatatgtatacatatagctgatccactttgttacacagaagaaactaacgtaacattgtaaagcaattatattccaataaacatgtattaaaaaagaaaatattctcttcaattaactgtttaaaataaaactactttAGCAGTACAGTATCTAATTTCCTACTACGGTGACTAGAAAGGAACGCTAAACAAAAAATTGTATCTCCATTATGAATTGCACTTAAAGAcagtaaaacaaggaaacaaaagaaacctatttaaaagaaaagaaaagaaacctattTTTAAGAAGATAAAGTTGGTAGTCCATGTGCACAGAGgtgacaaaattaaatttaaaaatacagaagtaCACAAATGTCAGATAAATCTGAGTAAGGATATTCTTccctcaaaagaaagaaaactgggggaactccctggaggtgcagtggttaggacttggcgctttcactgctgtggcctgggttcaatccctggtcagggaagtaagatcccaggAACCGCAAAGTGcgacaaaaaagaaagaaagaaagaaaggaaaggaatggaaggaaagaaagaggaaggaaggaaggaaggaaggaaggtaggtaggaaggaagggaaagaaagaaagaaagaaaggaaggaaggaaggaaggaaggaaggaaggaaggaaggaaggaaggaaggaaggaaggaaggaaaggaaggaaggaaggaaggaaggaaggaaggaaaggaaggaaagaaagaggaaggaaggaagaagaagaaaggaagaaagaaagaaagaggaaggaaggaaggaagaggaaggaaggaaggaaggaaggaaggaagaaagaaagaaaggaaggaaggaaggaaggaaggaaggaaggaaggaaggaaggaaggaaggaagaaaggaaggaaggaaggaaggaaggaaggaaggaaggaaggaaggaaggaaggaagaaagaaagaaaaggaagaaaaggaagaaaaggaagaaaagaaagaaagaaaactcatttTAACTAGGGGTCTGGGAGAGATCTGTAACGATTTCAAAGTTGGGGCTACCCTAGGGGTAGAGAGATGACTATGCATGTCATCCAGAGCATAAATTACCCAACGTTAGATggcaaataaaataatcttatttaaaacataaaacatccAAATATTGTTTGAAAAGCCAGGAAGATATTACTGTTTTCTATAATCCACATTATTTAAAGATATACATTATTGGAACATACTGACCAAGAAACAGACATTACTGGAAAAAATGGCTTATATATGGCAGGTATATGACACTTGTACTGAAGTTACCCCATCCTTAAAAAAACATGCTGCCATCCATAATGTTCTGACCCAGGAAGTGTGTTGTAAAAGTGACTAAGACAAGTAAAAGTGACTAAGACTAATGACATGAGAGAAATAACTGTAGAATGACTTGGCTATAGAACAGACTGAATGGTAGGACAAGTGTCACTCTTCCTCACCACCCCCAAAAAGAATTCTGAtgtcagaagaaagaaataacaggatTTTGCTGGCGTGTGAGAAGACTTAAGTACATCTGTAAAGGtcaagagaaggagaaagttTTTTGGGCGTCCTATTACTGAACACCAGCAACATGAACACAACTCCTCAAATTTGGGGAATATGGGAAATTAGCTTCAACAAAAATTCTATCATTAAggcaagaaacaaaaattattctATCAGtaagtacaaaagaaaaatgatcttAAGTAGCAGTAAATATGATTCGATAGAAGCTGACACTTGGGGCAGTGGAGAGTAAGCATTCAGTATAAATTTTCATTCAACACACACAACCAAGATTatctgaaatataaattaaaatctaCTGAAGTATGTGGTTGAGGAAAATGGGTAAGAAACCATGTACTGATTAAGTGGATAGCTGGCAACATAACAAGAAGATAAAAACATACGAGAATAGGTGCTATAAGGCACAGCAGAGAAAGGGATGTcaggaagcattttttttaatgtgagctAGAAAGAAAATCTCATCACTACTCAAGGGGAACGTGGGGGTTGTCAAGTCAAGACAACCTGGAACAAAGTACTTTCATCAGATTAAGACCTTGGAAATAAAGCACTGATGCTTCAGTTTTCAGAAATCTATAACACTATTTTGAGAAATGAGAGATGACACACTTACCAGGGTATGTTCATAAACATAGTTATCAATAACATTTCCAAGGTTTGTTCCTTCATCCAACAGGCCAACGGAGTAGTTTGCATCGTCAATAAATCCTTTCATCTCAGCCGTATTCCACAAAGCCGAAAGTCATAAACCAGGAAAAACAAGAGACGGGCCACCAAGCCTTACGTCTGGGTCCTTAGAATATGCAACAAACTGTCAAAATAGAAGTTATTTTGAAGTATTATTTCATTAGTTAAACTTAATGTATGAATTGTCAATGAGAGTGTACTAATAAGTAGTACCTAATTTAAGTGAAGAATCTGTGTGACCACTAACACTTTCAGAAACACTAGATCACTAATATCCTTTCCTTTAGTGcccattttaaagcaaataaatgtgaatttatacatttaaaaaaagaagattaatATGACAATTTCTTGAGAAGGTAATCAACACATATGCACAAGATATTACAAGTCAACATGGTCATCTTATTTACAGAGTTGCAGAGCCAgtctgttttattcatcttgtttTGTGGTTCTTCCGTAACACAGAcaattttactcattttaaagaaaaccagcaaaataaatgtttgcaaCTAAGAAATCAAAATAGCCTGAACTTCCACACACTGCCAGCCACATAACACTGTGCTACCAGGTAACTGCAGATAAACATCTTCTAAGTAAAATTCTACCGTAGGTGATGTGTAGGTATCAATAATAGGAATGAGTCAAAGTGGAGGCCAACTTTAGGAGACAATCTGTAGCTTTCATACAAACTATCTAGATCCCACAAGCTAAAATGCAACTAGTTAAATCAAGTTAACAATGTAAGAGACTTATAAGGTGAGCTGACTGATGAAAATGTTACTGGCCTAGAAGTCAGAAGACCTAGTCCTGGCTGTGTCATTTAATAGCCATGCAATCTGAGGTCAACTTCAGTTAACTATTTTAACTACTTTCTCAAATGacttgtaaaaaacaaaattaaaatcacttgTTTAAGTGCTGACTCAGCTAAAACTAAGTTGCCAATTGCCAGAAATGCAAAAATGCCAATAGTTTGAAACTAGGTATAAGCTAGGGACCCATACATCCTACATCATTTACTAAgaactctgatttttaaaagggcATCAGACTAAATCAAATAACGTTTCCCTCTTTCTCCGAATCACCCATTGTCCTCTGGAGCTGCACATCCATACCTTCTTTGCTGAATTCACTGGTCCTTAGGTTACTTTAGGCAAAAATTTCTTCTAATACGGTCCATAAACAAAACAAGTGCTCTAGACAGGATGCTACTCATTGCCTGGGACTGATTTCTGATT
This window harbors:
- the AZIN1 gene encoding antizyme inhibitor 1; protein product: MKGFIDDANYSVGLLDEGTNLGNVIDNYVYEHTLTGKNAFFVGDLGKIVKKHSQWQNIVAQIKPFYTVKCNSTPAVLEILAALGTGFACSSKTEMALVQELGVSPENIIYISPCKQVSQIKYAAKVGVNIMTCDNEVELKKIARNHPNAKVLLHIATEDNIGGEEGNMKFGTTLKNCRHLLECAKELDVQIIGVKFHVSSACKESQVYVHALSDARCVFDMAGEFGFTMNILDIGGGFTGTEFQLEEVNHVISPLLDVYFPEGSGIKIISEPGSYYVSSAFTLAVNIIAKKVVENKFSSGGKTGSDEPTFMYYMNDGVYGSFASKLCEDLNTIPEVHKKYKEDEPLFTSSLWGPSCDELDQIVENCLLPELNVGDWLIFDNMGADSFHEPSAFNDFQRPAIYYMMSYSDWYEMQDAGITSDTMMKNFFFVPSCIQLSQEDNFSTEA